The genomic interval CTGGGCGCCAATTCAATGTTACCGTGCAGCTTGATTACTTCCACCTGCATCCCCAGGGAAGCAAAGTAGTTGGCCGCCACCCGGGGAAACTTGGTCGCTACTCTCTTGTGATTGAGCTTCCGCAAGTCCGGCTCCCCGTCCACGGTAATCCTCGCCGCCGTCTCTTCCGGCAGCGCCACCACAAACCGGCACAAGCCAAACTTCAGGTCCACCAGCTCAAAAACATCGGCTCCCGCTTCTTCAATGGTGTCCTTCCCGACCACACCCAAAGCCGCCGCCCCGTAATCCACGTAGACCGGGATGTCCGTGGGGCGGCAGATAATGTAACGGTAACCTTCCTCCGGGTATTCGAACACCAGCTGCCGGTCCTCCGTTTTCAAGCCTGCCGCAGGCAGCCCCGCTTTCTGGAAAAGGGCCACGGCTTCCTCCCCTAATTTGCCTTTCGGGAGCGCGATCGTCAGCAAAGACCTATCCATTTTCCCCCTCCTCCGGAATCCCGACCACCTGAGCTATGTTTCGCCGGGCCGCGTAA from Clostridia bacterium carries:
- a CDS encoding ATP phosphoribosyltransferase, coding for MDRSLLTIALPKGKLGEEAVALFQKAGLPAAGLKTEDRQLVFEYPEEGYRYIICRPTDIPVYVDYGAAALGVVGKDTIEEAGADVFELVDLKFGLCRFVVALPEETAARITVDGEPDLRKLNHKRVATKFPRVAANYFASLGMQVEVIKLHGNIELAPRVGLADMIVDIVSTGRTLRENRLVAVSDIFSATARLIANRVSYRMDYQRLEPLVQRLKQVVEMGAD